A section of the Archocentrus centrarchus isolate MPI-CPG fArcCen1 chromosome 20, fArcCen1, whole genome shotgun sequence genome encodes:
- the nrbp2b gene encoding LOW QUALITY PROTEIN: nuclear receptor-binding protein 2b (The sequence of the model RefSeq protein was modified relative to this genomic sequence to represent the inferred CDS: inserted 1 base in 1 codon), protein MTMSVPERKSGSEGKEEESEDESEILEESPCGRWQKRKEQVSQGNVPGVESASLAMDTEEGVEVVWNEVLFSDKKVFKAQEEKIKEMFENLMQVEHPNIVKFHKYWLDMKESQARVIFITEYMSSGSLKQFLKKTKKNHKTMNVKAWKRWCTQILSALSYLHSCDPPIIHGNLTCDTIFIQHNGLIKIGSVWHRLFVNVFPDASVHGKGRQHRDEQRNLHFFAPEYGAGEDDYAIDXFSFGICALEMAVLEIQANGDSAVSKEAIVNAGQSLEDPLMREFTQSCLHLDAKLRPTAHDLLFHRVLFEVHSLKLLAAHCLINNQYLLPENCVEEKTKSFDPNAVMAEIKHEDRQGVQLKYSHVSPLELDKFLEDVKNGIYPLMNFASSRPHPVPRALSLSQEQVETVKTPTPEPQETETRKVVQMHCNLESNEEGTKTHLSLFLKMDDKLHRQLSCDILPTDTSKDLASELVHYAFINEEDSEKVAGFLENAIKQHRVRVLTSGSTQ, encoded by the exons GTCAGCCAGGGTAATGTTCCAGGTGTGGAAAGTGCCTCTTTGGCCATGGACACAGAGGAAGGAGTGGAGGTGGTGTGGAATGAAGTACTCTTCTCAGACAAGAAAGTCTTCAAAGCACAGGAG GAGAAGATTAAGGAGATGTTTGAGAACTTGATGCAGGTCGAACACCCCAACATTGTCAAGTTCCACAAGTACTGGCTGGATATGAAGGAGAGCCAGGCTCGG GTTATCTTCATCACTGAATACATGTCATCAGGcagcctgaagcagttcctgaAGAAAACCAAGAAAAACCACAAGACTATGAATGTGAAG GCTTGGAAAAGATGGTGCACCCAGATTCTCTCTGCACTCAG TTATCTGCACTCTTGTGATCCACCTATAATCCATGGAAACCTGACTTGTGACACCATCTTCATCCAGCACAACGGCCTCATCAAGATTGGCTCAG TGTGGCATCGGCTATTTGTTAATG TGTTCCCAGATGCAAGCGTTCATGGTAAAGGGAGGCAACACCGTGATGAGCAGAGAAATCTTCATTTTTTTGCTCCAGAATACGGAG CTGGCGAAGATGATTATGCCATAG ATTTCTCTTTTGGAATCTGTGCTCTGGAG ATGGCAGTGCTGGAGATCCAGGCCAACGGAGATAGTGCTGTGTCCAAGGAGGCCATAGTCAATGCAGGTCAATCTCTGGAAGACCCTCTCATGAGA GAGTTCACCCAGTCGTGTTTGCATCTTGACGCCAAGCTCCGTCCCACAGCTCATGACCTCTTGTTCCACCGAGTCTTGTTTGAGGTCCACTCGCTCAAACTGCTCGCCGCCCATTGCCTCATCAACAACCAGT ACTTGCTTCCAGAGAACTGTGTGGAGGAGAAAACCAAGTCATTTGACCCCAACGCTGTCATGGCAGAGATTAAACACGAAGACAGACAGGGAGTTCAGCTCAA GTATTCCCATGTGTCCCCTTTGGAGCTTGACAAGTTTCTAGAGGATGTCAA GAATGGAATCTACCCGTTGATGAATTTTGCCTCATCACGGCCTCATCCCGTCCCTCGAGCACTCTCCTTGTCTCAGGAGCAGGTTGAAACGGTCAAGACGCCGACTCCTGAACCCCAGGAGACAGAGACGAGGAAG GTTGTTCAGATGCACTGTAATTTGGAGTCAAATGAAGAAGGGACCAAAACTCAT CTCTCTTTGTTTCTGAAGATGGATGATAAACTTCACAGGCAGCTCAGCTGCGACATCCTTCCAA CTGACACCTCCAAAGACCTTGCCAGTGAACTTGTTCACTACGCCTTCATAAATGAG GAGGACAGTGAGAAGGTGGCGGGGTTCCTGGAGAACGCCATCAAACAACACCGGGTCCGAGTGCTTACTTCTGGGAGCACGCAGTGA